The proteins below come from a single Ptychodera flava strain L36383 chromosome 6, AS_Pfla_20210202, whole genome shotgun sequence genomic window:
- the LOC139135716 gene encoding mitochondrial tRNA-specific 2-thiouridylase 1-like: protein MAKRLRHIVCGMSGGVDSSVAAFLLKRQGHRVTGLFMKNWDSLDETGVCQSDVDFEDAKYVCDKLHIPLYHVNFVQDYWHDVFANFLREYQTGTTPNPDILCNKHIKFDKFLNYAVEEFQADALATGHYARTDVGDDILYQRDAVANNGVKLLKGKDPLKDQTFFLSQISQKALQKTLFPLGDLTKAEVRDIAMSAGLEKIVKRKESMGICFIGNRKFQRFIQEYVEPNPGYFISVEDGKVVGQHNGCHLFTIGQRANISGQKHAWFVAGKDADAQTVCVAPNTYHPSLFCLTMVTGPLHWIHRVPEKLIYENKMQCMFRFQHIHVHPLVKCTVTLNEKKQGIISLAEPLRAVTPGQFAVLYQGEECLGGARITSLGPSLYELDKLVPESCTEDYSINVTK, encoded by the coding sequence ATGGCAAAAAGACTGCGGCACATTGTCTGTGGTATGTCAGGTGGTGTTGACAGCAGTGTGGCAGCATTTCTGTTGAAAAGACAAGGTCACAGGGTCACCGGCCTGTTCATGAAGAACTGGGATTCGTTGGATGAGACCGGAGTCTGCCAATCAGATGTAGATTTTGAGGATGCCAAGTATGTGTGTGACAAACTGCACATCCCACTTTATCATGTGAATTTTGTGCAGGACTACTGGCATGATGTCTTTGCAAATTTCCTCAGAGAATACCAGACTGGGACAACTCCAAATCCAGATATCCTGTGCAACAAACACATCAAGTTTGACAAATTTTTGAACTATGCTGTGGAGGAGTTCCAAGCTGATGCCTTGGCAACAGGACACTATGCCAGGACTGACGTTGGGGATGACATTTTGTACCAACGAGATGCTGTTGCCAACAATGGTGTCAAATTGCTCAAAGGCAAAGATCCGCTTAAGGATCAGACTTTTTTCCTGTCACAAATTTCCCAGAAAGCACTGCAGAAGACACTGTTCCCTCTTGGTGACCTTACAAAGGCAGAGGTTAGAGACATCGCCATGAGTGCTGGGCTGGAAAAGATTGTGAAAAGGAAGGAGAGCATGGGAATCTGTTTCATCGGGAATCGCAAATTTCAGAGGTTTATCCAGGAATATGTCGAGCCAAATCCTGGGTATTTCATATCTGTTGAAGATGGGAAAGTTGTTGGACAGCATAATGGTTGTCATCTGTTCACGATAGGTCAAAGGGCAAACATAAGTGGCCAGAAGCATGCATGGTTTGTGGCTGGAAAAGATGCAGATGCCCAAACTGTATGCGTTGCACCAAACACCTACCATCCTTCACTATTCTGTTTGACAATGGTAACAGGGCCATTGCACTGGATACACAGGGTTCCAGAAAAAttgatttatgaaaataaaatgcagTGTATGTTTCGCTTTCAACACATCCATGTACATCCATTAGTGAAATGTACAGTGACACTCAACGAGAAGAAGCAGGGAATCATTTCCCTGGCTGAGCCGTTGAGGGCAGTCACACCAGGACAGTTTGCAGTGTTATACCAGGGTGAGGAGTGCCTTGGTGGAGCTAGAATTACTTCCCTAGGCCCTTCTCTGTATGAATTGGACAAGCTTGTTCCAGAATCATGCACTGAAGATTACAGCATCAACGTAACCAAGTAA